The Agaribacterium sp. ZY112 genome includes the window GTGCCAAAAGCTCAACATCCACCTGCATACCGCCAACTTTGCACGAAATTACTGGGATAATGTCTTTGAGCACTTTCTTGAAGAATACAAAGCGGGACGAACGCCAAACCCCGACATCCTGTGCAATAGAGAAATTAAATTCAAAGTGTTTCTCGACTATGCCAATGAACTAGGCGCTGACTATATAGCTACAGGGCATTACTGTAGGCTTGATCACAGCCAGCAACCTGCCCGCCTTCTTAAAGGCTTAGATAACAACAAAGATCAGAGCTATTTTTTACATGCTGTCACCGGCAAAGCATTTGATAGAAGCCTGTTTCCGATTGGCGACATGGAAAAGCCCGAGGTTCGCAAAATTGCCGAAGAGCACGACCTTGTCACTCACAACAAAAAAGACAGCACCGGCATTTGTTTTATAGGCGAACGTCGCTTTAAAGACTTTTTACAAAACTACCTTCCCGCTCAACCTGGAGAGATCATCACCGAAGATGGCCGTGTAATCGGTCAACACCAAGGCCTGATGTATCACACCATGGGGCAGCGCCAAGGCTTAGGCATTGGCGGAGTCAAAGGGGCACCGGAAGAACCGTGGTATGTAGCCCAAAAAGACTTAGACAATAACCGTCTTGTTGTTGTACAGGGCGCTCAGCACCCTCTTCTATTTACCGACAGCTTGCGAACAGGGCCGATGCACTGGATCGATGGCGCGCAGCATGAAGGCAAGCTCTCATGCCAAGCCAAGACACGCTATCGCCAAGCCGACCAAGACTGCGACATCACGATTCTTACCGATGGCTCTCTTGAGGTGCAGTTTCATGAGCCTCAACGAGCTGTCACCCCGGGCCAAAGCTTGGTACTTTACCAAGATGAACACTGCCTTGGTGGCGCCGTCATTGAACAGGCCTATAACCGCTAGAGAAACCAACAACAAGCGGTACTATCAGCGCTGATAACTACACCAACTGAGATTTAAGCAAAAAACATATGAAAGGAAGCTATCGAGAACTCTGCCTTGCTCTAGCCGGTATATTGCAAGCAACAGCGCAAGTTGAGCGTATTGCCAAGAACGGCTACCTAGACACGGAGCAATTCGAAACCTCAATCAACAGTTTATTCCAGCGCACCCCAGAAAAGACGGAAGATATTTACGGCAGCATAAGCGCGCTATTGCCGGGTCTCGAGACCCTAGAAAAACAACTAAGCGAATACCGCCAAGCACCTGCTTCAGATATTTTTCGCTATTTTCTTGGTGTTCTGCATATACAAAAACGCCTTAAGAGCCGCAAAAAGTTGCTCACTGTGATTGCTGAGCGGCTTGAAACAGCTGAGAAACAAGTCGAATTATTTGGCCTCACTCATGACAATGTAGTCAGTAACATTGCCGATATTTACAGCGATACTATTAGCACTTTTCAGTACCGCATTCAGGTCACTGGAAATTTCAACTACCTTCAGCAAGATAGAGTGGCTAATCAGGTACGCAGCTTGCTGCTTGCCGCTGTGCGCTCAGCGATGCTCTGGCGTCAACTCGGCGGCAGTCGCTGGCAACTTGTCTTGTATCGCAAGGCCATTCTTGATGTGTGCCGAGAGCTAATTAAAGAAGCCAAGCAAGACAGATTCA containing:
- the mnmA gene encoding tRNA 2-thiouridine(34) synthase MnmA, coding for MKFKDPSSTKVIVGMSGGVDSSVSALLLKQQGFQVEGLFMKNWDEDDGTDYCTAMTDLMDAAAVCQKLNIHLHTANFARNYWDNVFEHFLEEYKAGRTPNPDILCNREIKFKVFLDYANELGADYIATGHYCRLDHSQQPARLLKGLDNNKDQSYFLHAVTGKAFDRSLFPIGDMEKPEVRKIAEEHDLVTHNKKDSTGICFIGERRFKDFLQNYLPAQPGEIITEDGRVIGQHQGLMYHTMGQRQGLGIGGVKGAPEEPWYVAQKDLDNNRLVVVQGAQHPLLFTDSLRTGPMHWIDGAQHEGKLSCQAKTRYRQADQDCDITILTDGSLEVQFHEPQRAVTPGQSLVLYQDEHCLGGAVIEQAYNR
- the hflD gene encoding high frequency lysogenization protein HflD; amino-acid sequence: MKGSYRELCLALAGILQATAQVERIAKNGYLDTEQFETSINSLFQRTPEKTEDIYGSISALLPGLETLEKQLSEYRQAPASDIFRYFLGVLHIQKRLKSRKKLLTVIAERLETAEKQVELFGLTHDNVVSNIADIYSDTISTFQYRIQVTGNFNYLQQDRVANQVRSLLLAAVRSAMLWRQLGGSRWQLVLYRKAILDVCRELIKEAKQDRFKPGK